A single region of the Pseudomonas solani genome encodes:
- a CDS encoding DUF2796 domain-containing protein, with protein MRRLLIALPFALLPLATAQAHDHEHEEHGSLGAHEHGVARMNVALDGNSLELELESPAMNLVGFEHAANSDADKAKVAAARAQLEKPLELFAIPLVAGCKVAGQELESPLFGNAPEHEHEHEDADHDEAEGHEHHHEHSEIHAHYQLECAKPENLKTLDLKALFTRFPATQKIQVQLIGPQGQQGAELTPASPSLSF; from the coding sequence ATGCGCCGCCTGCTGATCGCCCTGCCCTTCGCCCTGCTGCCCCTGGCCACCGCCCAGGCCCATGACCACGAACACGAGGAACACGGCAGCCTCGGCGCCCACGAACACGGCGTGGCGCGGATGAACGTCGCCCTGGACGGCAACAGCCTGGAGCTGGAGCTGGAAAGCCCGGCCATGAACCTGGTGGGCTTCGAGCACGCCGCCAACAGCGACGCCGACAAGGCCAAGGTCGCCGCCGCCCGCGCCCAGCTGGAAAAGCCCCTGGAGCTGTTCGCCATTCCCCTGGTCGCCGGTTGCAAGGTCGCCGGCCAGGAGCTGGAAAGCCCGCTGTTCGGCAATGCCCCGGAACACGAGCATGAACACGAAGACGCCGACCACGATGAAGCGGAAGGCCACGAGCACCACCACGAGCACAGCGAGATCCACGCCCACTACCAGCTGGAATGCGCCAAGCCCGAAAACCTCAAGACCCTGGACCTCAAGGCGCTGTTCACGCGCTTCCCCGCCACCCAGAAAATTCAGGTACAACTGATCGGCCCGCAGGGCCAGCAAGGCGCCGAACTGACCCCTGCCAGCCCTTCCCTGAGCTTCTGA
- a CDS encoding NAD-dependent epimerase/dehydratase family protein has translation MADSPILVTGGAGFIGSNLVDALLARGHSVRILDDLSTGKRDNLPLHDSRVELIEGNVADAALVSRAMAGCKAVAHLAAVASVPASVDDPVATHQANFIGTLNVCEAMREHGVKRVVFASSASVYGQNGEGQAIDENTPTAPLTPYAVDKLASEQYLDFYRRQHGLEPAVFRFFNIFGPRQDPSSPYSGVISIFTERALAGTPITLFGDGEQTRDFVYVGDLVQVLVQALENPSVEAGPVNVGLQRSTSLKDLLAAIGSVVGELPAISYAEARSGDIRHSLADNGRLLERFAFPEPTPLAVGLAHLLGR, from the coding sequence ATGGCTGATTCCCCCATCCTCGTTACCGGCGGCGCCGGCTTCATCGGCTCCAACCTGGTGGACGCGCTGCTGGCGCGCGGGCATTCCGTGCGCATCCTCGACGACCTGTCCACCGGCAAGCGCGACAACCTGCCGTTGCACGATTCCCGCGTCGAACTCATCGAAGGCAACGTCGCCGACGCTGCGCTGGTAAGCCGTGCCATGGCCGGCTGCAAGGCGGTGGCGCACCTGGCCGCGGTGGCCTCGGTGCCGGCTTCGGTGGACGACCCGGTGGCCACCCACCAGGCCAACTTCATCGGCACGCTCAATGTGTGCGAAGCCATGCGCGAGCACGGCGTGAAGCGCGTGGTGTTCGCCTCCAGCGCCTCGGTCTACGGCCAGAACGGCGAAGGCCAGGCCATCGACGAAAACACTCCCACCGCGCCGCTGACCCCCTACGCGGTGGACAAGCTGGCCAGCGAGCAGTACCTGGATTTCTACCGTCGCCAGCACGGCCTGGAGCCGGCGGTGTTCCGCTTCTTCAACATCTTCGGCCCGCGCCAGGACCCGTCCTCGCCCTATTCCGGGGTGATCAGCATCTTCACCGAGCGCGCCCTGGCCGGCACGCCGATCACCCTCTTCGGTGACGGTGAGCAGACCCGTGACTTCGTCTATGTCGGCGACCTGGTGCAGGTGCTGGTGCAGGCCCTGGAAAACCCCAGCGTCGAAGCCGGCCCAGTGAACGTCGGCCTGCAGCGCTCCACCAGCCTCAAGGACCTGCTCGCCGCCATTGGCAGCGTGGTGGGCGAACTGCCGGCCATCAGCTACGCCGAAGCGCGCTCTGGTGACATCCGCCACTCCCTGGCGGACAACGGTCGCCTGCTGGAGCGCTTCGCCTTCCCCGAGCCGACGCCCCTGGCGGTCGGCCTGGCCCACTTGCTGGGCCGCTGA
- a CDS encoding riboflavin synthase, translating into MFTGIIEAIGSIRAITPKGGDVRVYVATGKLDLGDVKLGDSIAVNGVCLTAVELPGDGFWADVSRETLARTAFIDLKTGSKVNLEKALTPTSRLGGHLVSGHVDGVGEIVAREDNARAVQFRIRAPRELAKYIALKGSITVDGTSLTVNAVNGAEFELTIVPHTLDETIMADYRPGRQVNLEVDLLARYLERLLLGDKAAEPAASGLTESFLAEHGYLKH; encoded by the coding sequence ATGTTCACCGGCATAATCGAAGCGATCGGCAGCATCCGCGCCATCACCCCCAAGGGCGGTGACGTGCGCGTCTACGTGGCCACCGGCAAGCTCGACCTGGGCGATGTGAAGCTCGGCGACAGCATCGCCGTCAACGGCGTCTGCCTCACCGCGGTGGAACTGCCTGGCGACGGCTTCTGGGCCGACGTCAGTCGCGAAACCCTGGCCCGTACCGCCTTCATCGACCTGAAGACCGGCAGCAAGGTCAACCTGGAAAAGGCCCTGACCCCCACCAGCCGCCTCGGCGGGCACCTGGTCAGCGGTCATGTCGACGGTGTGGGCGAGATAGTGGCGCGGGAAGACAATGCCCGTGCCGTGCAATTCAGGATCCGCGCACCGCGTGAACTGGCGAAGTACATAGCCCTGAAGGGGTCGATCACCGTCGACGGCACGAGCCTGACGGTGAACGCGGTCAATGGCGCCGAATTCGAGCTGACCATCGTTCCGCACACCCTGGATGAAACCATCATGGCCGACTACCGGCCGGGCAGGCAGGTCAACCTTGAGGTCGACCTGCTGGCGCGTTACCTGGAGCGCCTGCTGCTGGGCGACAAGGCCGCCGAGCCCGCCGCCTCGGGCCTGACCGAAAGCTTCCTCGCCGAACACGGCTACCTCAAACACTGA
- the nrdR gene encoding transcriptional regulator NrdR, with protein MHCPFCGAHDTKVIDSRLVAEGDQVRRRRECLACEERFTTFETAELVMPRLIKQDGSRQPFDEEKLRAGMQRALEKRPVSIERLEEAIAHIKHKLRATGEREVKSRVLGELVMLELQKLDEVAYIRFASVYRRFQDLNEFREEIERLAREPSKD; from the coding sequence ATGCACTGTCCCTTCTGTGGCGCCCATGACACCAAGGTGATCGATTCGCGACTGGTCGCCGAAGGCGATCAGGTCCGCCGCCGCCGTGAATGCCTGGCGTGCGAGGAACGCTTCACCACCTTCGAGACCGCCGAACTGGTCATGCCCCGGCTGATCAAGCAGGACGGCAGCCGCCAGCCCTTCGACGAGGAAAAGCTCCGCGCCGGCATGCAGCGCGCGCTGGAGAAGCGCCCGGTGAGCATCGAGCGCCTCGAAGAGGCCATCGCCCATATCAAGCACAAGCTGCGCGCCACCGGCGAGCGCGAGGTGAAGTCCCGCGTGCTCGGCGAACTGGTGATGCTGGAGCTGCAGAAGCTCGACGAAGTCGCCTATATCCGTTTCGCTTCGGTCTACCGCCGATTCCAGGACCTCAACGAGTTCCGCGAGGAAATCGAGCGCCTGGCCCGTGAGCCCTCGAAAGACTAA
- a CDS encoding YbaY family lipoprotein gives MRALSVLSLAALLVACSSEPPVAPTSASKPAAPRQQAEEPTPAHLRELRGQLLGAPAGSEVEMALLVIDDRDRPQQLLASLRLSGTGQALPFKLTFNPEVFPQGRRVELRARVSQSGQLVQRLAPQRILQAESQALGPLQLERAP, from the coding sequence ATGCGTGCCCTTTCCGTCCTTTCCCTCGCCGCCCTGCTGGTCGCCTGCTCCAGCGAGCCGCCCGTCGCGCCCACGTCAGCCTCCAAGCCGGCCGCGCCTCGCCAGCAGGCCGAAGAACCCACGCCCGCCCACCTGCGCGAGCTCAGGGGCCAATTGCTCGGCGCCCCGGCCGGCAGCGAAGTGGAAATGGCCCTGCTGGTGATCGACGACCGTGACCGCCCGCAGCAGCTGCTGGCCAGCCTGCGCCTCTCCGGCACCGGCCAGGCCCTGCCCTTCAAACTGACCTTCAACCCCGAGGTGTTCCCCCAGGGCCGGCGCGTCGAGCTGCGCGCCCGGGTCAGCCAGTCCGGCCAGTTGGTGCAGCGCCTGGCACCGCAGCGCATCCTCCAGGCCGAGAGCCAGGCCCTCGGCCCGTTGCAGCTGGAGCGCGCACCATGA
- the ribD gene encoding bifunctional diaminohydroxyphosphoribosylaminopyrimidine deaminase/5-amino-6-(5-phosphoribosylamino)uracil reductase RibD produces MTQNDQAFMARALELARKGLYSTHPNPRVGCVIVRDGRIVGEGWHARAGEPHAEVHALRQAGDKARGATAYVTLEPCSHHGRTPPCADALVNAGVARVVAAMQDPNPEVSGRGLLRLMQAGIAVQSGVLEAEARALNAGFIKRMEQGLPFVRVKLAMSLDGRTAMASGESQWITGPDARAAVQRLRARASVVLTGADTVLADGARLTVRPDELGLNAELTALALDRPPLRVLVDGRLRVPLSAPFFQAGPALVATCAAAAARDRFQDDGHELLAVPGSNGHVDLKRLLAELASRGANEVLVEAGPRLAGAFARAGLVDEYQIFMAGRILGSSARPLLDWPLARMAEAPQLKIVEMRAVGDDWRIIAVPVASSKPEA; encoded by the coding sequence ATGACCCAGAACGATCAGGCCTTCATGGCCCGCGCACTCGAGCTGGCCCGCAAGGGCCTGTATTCCACCCATCCGAACCCCCGCGTCGGCTGTGTGATCGTCCGGGACGGGCGCATCGTCGGCGAAGGCTGGCATGCCCGCGCCGGCGAGCCCCATGCCGAAGTCCACGCCCTGCGCCAGGCCGGCGACAAGGCCCGTGGCGCCACCGCCTACGTCACCCTCGAACCCTGCAGCCACCATGGCCGCACGCCGCCCTGCGCCGATGCCCTGGTCAATGCCGGTGTGGCGCGGGTGGTGGCGGCGATGCAGGACCCCAACCCAGAAGTCTCCGGCCGTGGCCTGCTGCGCCTGATGCAGGCCGGCATCGCCGTGCAGAGCGGTGTGCTGGAAGCCGAAGCCCGTGCGCTGAATGCCGGCTTCATCAAGCGCATGGAACAGGGCCTGCCCTTCGTCCGCGTCAAGCTGGCGATGAGCCTGGACGGCCGCACCGCCATGGCCAGTGGCGAAAGCCAGTGGATCACCGGGCCCGATGCCCGCGCCGCCGTGCAGCGCCTGCGCGCCCGCGCCAGCGTGGTGCTGACCGGGGCCGACACCGTGCTCGCCGATGGCGCGCGCCTCACCGTGCGCCCGGACGAGCTGGGCTTGAATGCCGAGCTCACCGCCCTGGCGCTGGATCGCCCGCCGCTGCGCGTGTTGGTGGATGGCCGCCTGCGCGTGCCGCTGTCCGCCCCCTTCTTCCAGGCCGGCCCGGCACTGGTGGCCACCTGCGCTGCCGCCGCCGCGCGCGACCGCTTCCAGGACGATGGCCACGAGCTGCTGGCGGTGCCGGGCAGCAATGGCCACGTCGACCTCAAGCGCCTGCTGGCCGAGCTGGCCTCGCGCGGCGCCAATGAAGTGCTGGTGGAAGCCGGCCCCCGCCTGGCCGGCGCCTTCGCCCGTGCCGGGCTGGTGGACGAGTACCAGATCTTCATGGCCGGGCGCATCCTCGGCTCCAGCGCCCGCCCGCTGCTGGACTGGCCCCTGGCACGGATGGCCGAGGCGCCGCAGCTGAAGATCGTCGAGATGCGCGCGGTCGGGGATGACTGGCGGATCATTGCGGTGCCGGTCGCAAGCTCGAAGCCTGAAGCCTGA
- a CDS encoding DUF3299 domain-containing protein codes for MKRALLALPALILLTATGLWAGEVRELTWSELIPADAPPPPPPAPIHDLSQLADSLAAEAGPAATQQSPTAPVVPTLDGLEVKLPGYIVPLDVTEEGRVTDFLLVPYFGACIHVPPPPSNQIVHVTSELGVLMDALYQPFWIEGPLQVKSSTSELAEAGYQMEASKIYPYEIPES; via the coding sequence ATGAAACGCGCCCTGCTGGCCCTTCCGGCCCTGATCCTGCTGACCGCCACCGGCCTCTGGGCCGGTGAGGTCCGTGAACTGACCTGGTCCGAGCTGATCCCCGCCGACGCTCCGCCGCCACCGCCCCCCGCGCCCATCCACGACCTCTCGCAACTGGCCGACTCCCTGGCCGCCGAGGCGGGCCCGGCCGCCACCCAGCAGTCGCCGACCGCTCCGGTGGTGCCGACGCTGGATGGCCTGGAAGTGAAGCTGCCCGGCTATATCGTGCCGCTGGACGTGACCGAAGAAGGCCGCGTGACCGACTTCCTGCTGGTCCCCTACTTCGGTGCCTGCATCCACGTGCCGCCACCGCCGTCGAACCAGATCGTCCACGTCACCAGCGAACTCGGCGTGCTGATGGACGCGCTCTATCAGCCGTTCTGGATCGAAGGGCCGTTGCAGGTGAAATCCAGCACCAGCGAACTGGCCGAGGCCGGCTACCAGATGGAAGCCAGCAAGATCTACCCCTACGAGATCCCCGAGAGCTGA
- a CDS encoding OmpW/AlkL family protein, with the protein MKTPFLAASLLALAVAAPLAQAHQAGDILVRAGAITVNPKADSSSVQVDRGALAGLDLGGKATMDSDTQLGLNFAYMLTDHFGLELLAATPFEHEVKLKGTGLDAANGSLGSLKHLPPTLSVVYYPLESQSAFQPYVGAGINYTWIYDEHVGSGATAAGFDNFRVKNSWGLAWQVGADYMLTDSIMVNAQVRYIDIDTTAYVDNTALNVRAKVDVDVDPWVYMVGLGYKF; encoded by the coding sequence ATGAAAACGCCGTTCCTAGCCGCCTCCCTTCTCGCCCTCGCTGTGGCCGCCCCTCTGGCCCAGGCGCACCAGGCGGGTGACATCCTCGTTCGTGCCGGTGCCATCACCGTCAACCCGAAAGCCGACAGCTCCAGCGTCCAGGTGGACCGCGGCGCCCTGGCCGGTCTCGACCTGGGTGGCAAGGCCACCATGGACAGCGACACCCAGCTGGGCCTGAACTTCGCCTACATGCTGACCGACCACTTCGGCCTGGAACTGCTGGCTGCCACCCCCTTCGAGCACGAAGTGAAGCTCAAGGGCACCGGCCTGGACGCCGCCAACGGCAGCCTGGGCTCGCTGAAGCACCTGCCGCCGACCCTGAGCGTCGTGTACTACCCGCTGGAATCCCAGTCGGCCTTCCAGCCCTACGTGGGCGCCGGCATCAACTACACCTGGATCTATGACGAGCACGTGGGCAGCGGCGCAACCGCAGCCGGCTTCGACAACTTCCGCGTGAAGAACTCCTGGGGCCTGGCCTGGCAGGTCGGCGCCGACTACATGCTGACCGACAGCATCATGGTCAACGCCCAGGTGCGCTACATCGACATCGACACCACGGCCTATGTCGACAACACCGCCCTGAACGTACGCGCCAAGGTGGACGTGGATGTCGACCCGTGGGTCTACATGGTCGGCCTGGGCTACAAGTTCTAA
- a CDS encoding ABC transporter ATP-binding protein: protein MSQTLIEITDLGFAWPGHAELLDIPAFALQSGETLFLKGPSGSGKTTLLGLLGGVQTPGRGSVNLLGRDLGKMASGARDRFRVDHTGYIFQQFNLLPFLSVRENVELPCHFSRLRAQRAQQRHGSVAQAATTLLGHLGLAASLLERRADALSIGQQQRVAAARALIGQPELVIADEPTSALDADARESFLQLLFGECREAGASLLFVSHDQSLAALFDRSLSLLELNRAARPQEA, encoded by the coding sequence ATGAGCCAGACACTGATCGAAATCACCGACCTGGGCTTCGCCTGGCCGGGCCACGCCGAATTGCTCGACATCCCCGCCTTCGCCCTGCAAAGCGGGGAGACCCTCTTCCTCAAAGGCCCCAGCGGCAGCGGCAAGACCACCCTGCTGGGCCTGCTGGGCGGCGTGCAGACCCCCGGCCGTGGCAGCGTCAACCTGCTGGGCCGCGACCTGGGCAAGATGGCCTCCGGCGCCCGCGACCGCTTCCGCGTCGACCACACCGGCTACATCTTCCAGCAGTTCAACCTGCTGCCCTTCCTGTCCGTACGCGAGAACGTCGAGCTGCCCTGCCACTTCTCGCGCCTGCGGGCCCAGCGCGCCCAGCAGCGCCACGGCAGCGTGGCCCAGGCCGCCACCACCCTGCTCGGCCACCTGGGCCTGGCCGCCAGCCTGCTGGAGCGCCGCGCCGATGCCCTGTCCATCGGCCAGCAGCAGCGCGTCGCCGCCGCCCGCGCACTGATCGGCCAGCCGGAACTGGTGATCGCCGACGAACCCACCTCGGCCCTGGATGCCGACGCCCGGGAAAGCTTCCTCCAGTTGCTCTTCGGCGAATGCCGCGAGGCCGGGGCCAGCCTGCTGTTCGTCAGCCACGACCAGAGCCTGGCAGCGCTCTTCGATCGCAGCCTGTCGCTGCTGGAACTGAACCGCGCTGCGCGCCCGCAGGAGGCCTGA
- a CDS encoding class I SAM-dependent methyltransferase has protein sequence MTPPEGLQRALGDLLGDARLSAETLPGTDLRLWLIDGANMDRAFNPEETRRILEEPPYWCFCWASGLALARWFAERPDWVAGKRVLDFGAGSGVAAIAAAKAGAAEVVACDLDPLALESCRANAALNGVELGYSEDFFAEADRFDLIVVADVLYDRANLPLLDHFLSRGREALVADSRVRDFAHPHYNRLAMLEACTWPDLAEPEEFRHVSLYHAVR, from the coding sequence ATGACACCCCCCGAAGGCCTGCAGCGCGCCCTCGGCGACCTGCTCGGCGACGCCCGCCTCAGTGCCGAGACGCTGCCGGGCACCGACCTGCGCCTGTGGCTGATCGACGGCGCCAACATGGACCGTGCCTTCAACCCCGAGGAAACCCGGCGCATCCTCGAAGAGCCGCCCTACTGGTGCTTCTGCTGGGCCAGCGGCCTGGCCCTGGCGCGCTGGTTCGCCGAGCGCCCCGACTGGGTGGCCGGCAAGCGCGTGCTGGACTTCGGTGCGGGCTCCGGTGTCGCCGCCATCGCCGCGGCCAAGGCCGGCGCGGCGGAAGTGGTGGCCTGCGACCTCGACCCGCTGGCCCTGGAGTCATGCCGCGCCAACGCGGCCCTCAATGGCGTGGAACTGGGCTACTCCGAGGACTTCTTCGCCGAAGCGGACCGCTTCGACCTGATCGTGGTCGCCGACGTGCTCTACGACCGCGCCAACCTGCCCCTGCTCGACCACTTCCTCAGCCGTGGCCGCGAAGCCCTGGTGGCCGACTCCCGCGTCCGCGACTTCGCCCACCCGCACTACAACCGCCTGGCCATGCTCGAAGCCTGCACCTGGCCGGACCTGGCCGAGCCCGAGGAATTCCGCCACGTGAGCCTGTATCACGCAGTGAGATAA
- a CDS encoding sugar nucleotide-binding protein, giving the protein MRMRLMLLGGGNALGQALIRLGAEDDVGFLAPRPPEQGWDAASLTQLLDDTRPDAVINLAYYFDWFQAEEASAGRFAAQERAVERLAELCQHHGIVLLQPSSYRVFDGARATAYNEKDETIPLSLRGQSLWRIEQSVRAVCPKHVLLRFGWLLDDSNEGILGRFLARAERDDELMLADDRRGNPTPVDDAARVMLAVLKQLDCAAPLWGTYHYGGHEATTTLALGQAVLAEARNLHTLKVQEITPQAHAARPDAADEPQHAVLACKKILHTFGIKPRAWRAALPALLDRYYRHG; this is encoded by the coding sequence ATGCGTATGCGCTTGATGCTCCTGGGCGGTGGCAATGCCCTTGGCCAGGCGCTTATCCGCCTGGGGGCCGAGGATGATGTAGGGTTCCTCGCCCCGCGCCCGCCCGAACAGGGCTGGGATGCCGCCAGCCTGACCCAGCTGCTCGACGACACCCGCCCCGATGCGGTGATCAACCTCGCCTACTACTTCGACTGGTTCCAGGCCGAAGAGGCCAGCGCGGGCCGCTTCGCCGCGCAGGAACGCGCGGTGGAGCGCCTGGCCGAGCTCTGCCAGCACCACGGCATCGTCCTGCTGCAGCCTTCCAGCTACCGCGTCTTCGACGGCGCCCGGGCCACCGCCTACAACGAGAAGGACGAGACCATCCCCCTCAGCCTGCGCGGGCAGTCCCTGTGGCGCATCGAGCAGAGCGTGCGCGCGGTGTGCCCCAAGCACGTGCTGCTGCGTTTCGGCTGGCTGCTGGATGACAGCAACGAAGGCATCCTCGGGCGCTTCCTCGCCCGGGCCGAGCGGGACGACGAGCTGATGCTGGCCGACGACCGTCGTGGCAACCCCACGCCGGTGGATGATGCCGCGCGGGTGATGCTTGCGGTGCTCAAGCAGCTGGACTGCGCGGCGCCGCTCTGGGGCACCTACCACTACGGTGGCCACGAGGCGACCACCACCCTGGCGCTTGGCCAGGCGGTGCTGGCCGAAGCCCGCAACCTGCACACGCTGAAGGTGCAGGAAATCACTCCCCAGGCCCACGCCGCCCGTCCCGATGCGGCGGACGAGCCGCAGCACGCGGTGCTGGCCTGCAAGAAAATCCTCCATACATTCGGCATCAAGCCCCGCGCCTGGCGCGCGGCGTTGCCCGCTCTCCTGGATCGTTACTACCGCCATGGCTGA
- the trxA gene encoding thioredoxin: MSDTPYIFDTTAADFDQAVIQNSFHKPVLVDFWAEWCAPCKALMPLLAQIAESYRGELLLAKVNCDIEQDIVMRFGIRSLPTVVLFKDGQPVDGFAGAQPESQIRAMLEPHVQQPAPAAADPLETAQALFTEGRIGDAETLLKQVLTEDNSNAAALILYARCLAERGELGEAQAVLDAVKSDEHKQALAGARAQLTFLRQAADLPEAADLKSRLAQNAEDDEASYQLSIQQLARQQYEPALDGLLKLFVRNRSYAEGIAHKTLLQVFDLLGNDHPLVTTYRRKLYQAIY, from the coding sequence ATGAGCGACACGCCCTATATCTTCGATACCACCGCCGCCGACTTCGACCAGGCGGTGATCCAGAACTCCTTCCACAAGCCGGTCCTGGTGGACTTCTGGGCCGAGTGGTGTGCGCCCTGCAAGGCGCTGATGCCGCTGCTGGCGCAGATCGCCGAGTCGTACCGGGGCGAGCTGCTGCTGGCCAAGGTCAACTGCGACATCGAGCAGGACATCGTCATGCGCTTCGGCATCCGCAGCCTGCCCACGGTGGTGCTGTTCAAGGACGGCCAGCCGGTGGACGGCTTCGCCGGCGCGCAACCGGAATCGCAGATCCGTGCCATGCTCGAACCCCATGTGCAGCAGCCCGCACCGGCCGCTGCCGACCCGCTGGAAACTGCCCAGGCGCTGTTCACCGAAGGCCGTATCGGCGATGCCGAAACCCTGCTCAAGCAGGTGCTGACCGAAGACAACAGCAACGCCGCCGCGCTGATCCTCTATGCGCGCTGCCTGGCCGAGCGCGGTGAGCTGGGCGAAGCCCAGGCGGTACTGGATGCGGTGAAGAGCGATGAGCACAAGCAGGCCCTGGCCGGTGCCCGCGCCCAGCTGACCTTCCTGCGCCAGGCCGCCGACCTGCCGGAAGCCGCCGACCTGAAATCACGCCTGGCACAGAACGCCGAGGACGACGAGGCCAGCTACCAGCTGAGCATCCAGCAACTGGCCCGCCAGCAGTACGAGCCGGCGCTGGACGGCCTGCTCAAGCTGTTCGTGCGCAACCGCAGCTACGCCGAAGGCATCGCCCACAAGACCCTGCTGCAGGTGTTCGACCTGCTGGGCAACGACCACCCGCTGGTCACCACCTACCGCCGCAAGCTGTACCAGGCGATCTACTGA
- a CDS encoding ABC transporter permease → MYLFRLALASLANRRFTALLTVFAIALSVCLLLAVERVRTEARASFASTISGTDLIVGARSGSVNLLLYSVFRIGNATNNIRWDSFETLAHNPKVKWAIPISLGDSHKGYRVMGTSEAYFEHYRYGRAQPLKLAEGKPFADMFDVVLGAEVAEALKYKLGDKVVLSHGVSTVSLVQHDDKPFTVVGVLERTGTPVDRTLHISLAGMEALHVDWQNGVPARGAGKVSAEQARALDLQPKAITAFLLGLNSKIATFAVQREINEFRGEPLLAILPGVALQELWSLMGTAEKALFVVSLFVVLTGLIGMLTAILTSLNERRREMAILRSVGARPWHIASLLVLEAFALALAGAVLGLVVLYLGIALAQGYVQANYGLYLPLALPSRYEWTLLGGILAAALLMGAVPAWRAYRQSLADGLSIRL, encoded by the coding sequence ATGTATCTGTTCCGCCTGGCCCTGGCGAGCCTCGCCAACCGCCGCTTCACCGCCCTGCTCACGGTCTTCGCCATCGCCCTTTCCGTCTGCCTGCTGCTGGCGGTCGAGCGGGTGCGCACCGAGGCCCGTGCCAGCTTCGCCAGCACCATCAGCGGCACCGACCTGATCGTCGGCGCTCGCTCCGGTTCGGTGAACCTGCTGCTGTATTCGGTATTCCGCATCGGCAACGCCACCAACAACATCCGCTGGGACAGCTTCGAAACCCTCGCCCACAACCCCAAGGTGAAGTGGGCCATCCCCATCTCCCTGGGTGACTCCCACAAGGGCTACCGGGTGATGGGCACCAGCGAAGCCTATTTCGAACACTACCGCTACGGCCGCGCCCAGCCGCTGAAGCTGGCCGAAGGCAAACCCTTCGCCGACATGTTCGACGTGGTACTCGGCGCCGAAGTGGCCGAAGCCCTGAAATACAAGCTGGGCGACAAGGTGGTGCTGTCCCACGGCGTCAGCACCGTCAGCCTGGTACAGCATGACGACAAACCCTTCACCGTGGTCGGCGTCCTCGAACGCACCGGCACGCCGGTGGACCGTACCCTGCACATCTCCCTGGCGGGGATGGAGGCGCTGCACGTCGACTGGCAGAACGGCGTGCCCGCCCGCGGTGCCGGCAAGGTCAGCGCCGAGCAGGCCCGCGCCCTGGACCTGCAACCCAAGGCCATCACCGCCTTCCTGCTTGGCCTCAACAGCAAGATCGCCACCTTCGCCGTGCAACGGGAGATCAATGAATTCCGTGGCGAGCCGCTGCTGGCGATCCTCCCCGGCGTCGCCCTGCAGGAGCTCTGGAGCCTGATGGGCACCGCCGAGAAGGCGCTCTTCGTGGTCTCGCTGTTCGTGGTGCTCACCGGGCTGATCGGCATGCTCACCGCCATCCTCACCAGCCTCAACGAGCGCCGCCGCGAGATGGCCATCCTGCGCTCGGTGGGCGCACGCCCCTGGCATATCGCCAGCCTGCTGGTGCTGGAAGCCTTCGCCCTGGCCCTGGCCGGTGCAGTGCTCGGCTTGGTGGTGCTTTACCTCGGTATCGCCCTCGCCCAGGGCTACGTGCAGGCCAACTACGGCCTCTACCTGCCGCTGGCATTGCCAAGCCGCTATGAGTGGACGTTGCTGGGCGGTATCCTGGCCGCCGCCCTGCTGATGGGCGCCGTGCCGGCTTGGCGCGCCTATCGGCAATCCCTGGCCGACGGCCTGTCCATTCGCCTGTGA